In one window of Terriglobales bacterium DNA:
- a CDS encoding 4Fe-4S dicluster domain-containing protein: MSHHQVVPEAKHGEPQTTGFFTDSTVCIGCKACEVACKEWNDVAADGYNWTGFSYDNTGAVGHSTWRHVKFVENTPTPGVGGNASDQITWEFSSDVCKHCEVAGCLEACPTGSLIRTEFGGVYMQPDVCNGCSYCVVACPFGVIQKNEEDGRAFKCTFCYDRQKVGLQPACAKACPTESIMFGPLDQLRVRAQERLEQLHGNGMTDANLYDPTNTSVKGLHAFFLVRGDPRAYNLPPKPEVPTIYLKEGWRAAAKGAAMLLAGATLAFAAGRNGSKRKRSRR, translated from the coding sequence ATGAGCCATCACCAGGTAGTACCGGAAGCGAAGCACGGGGAGCCGCAGACGACCGGGTTCTTCACCGATTCGACAGTATGCATCGGCTGCAAAGCCTGCGAGGTCGCGTGCAAGGAATGGAACGACGTTGCCGCCGACGGCTACAACTGGACGGGATTTTCCTATGACAACACGGGCGCGGTCGGACACTCGACGTGGCGGCACGTGAAGTTTGTGGAGAACACGCCCACGCCGGGAGTCGGCGGAAACGCGTCGGACCAGATCACGTGGGAATTTTCCAGCGACGTCTGCAAACATTGCGAAGTGGCAGGATGCCTGGAGGCGTGCCCGACGGGATCGCTGATCCGCACCGAGTTCGGGGGCGTGTACATGCAGCCCGACGTATGCAATGGCTGCTCGTATTGCGTGGTGGCGTGCCCGTTCGGGGTGATCCAGAAGAACGAGGAGGACGGGCGGGCCTTCAAGTGTACCTTCTGCTATGACCGGCAAAAGGTTGGATTACAACCAGCTTGCGCAAAGGCGTGTCCGACCGAGTCCATCATGTTCGGGCCCCTGGATCAACTGCGGGTGCGGGCCCAGGAGCGATTGGAACAGCTGCACGGCAACGGCATGACCGATGCCAATCTTTACGATCCGACCAACACAAGCGTGAAAGGTCTGCACGCGTTTTTCCTGGTGCGTGGAGACCCGAGAGCTTACAACCTGCCGCCCAAGCCCGAGGTCCCGACGATTTACTTGAAGGAGGGATGGCGAGCCGCCGCCAAAGGCGCAGCCATGCTGTTAGCCGGGGCCACGCTGGCGTTCGCCGCCGGACGCAACGGCAGCAAGCGAAAGAGGAGCCGCCGATGA
- the nrfD gene encoding NrfD/PsrC family molybdoenzyme membrane anchor subunit: MSAVVPEFPERIPDEQSEARLYELRREAQQRGQVKALGIRPPGAPFPQASPETGYYGIPVLKQPQWTWQVPLYFFVGGAAGSAGVIGAVADLIGDDYELAHHARWLALGGAVASSGLLVWDLGRPSRFLNMLRVFKPQSAMSMGAWILAAFANFSAAASFADLLEGRWGKSIPVSVIGGIGRLGSLAFGLPFHNYTGVLIGATAVPLWNRHIKELPQHFGMSGLQSAVSILELMGHSDSRALNLLGLLAAGMETREGFRIETDSDRALEPLKRGASGWITRVGGVLSGPLPLALRLAGWRSPTLRRWAAVSGIAGSLLTRYGWMGAGHASASNWRLPLEIAESGGEVEQFPKRAPEKLRDTA; the protein is encoded by the coding sequence ATGAGCGCCGTAGTCCCCGAGTTTCCCGAGCGCATACCCGACGAACAGAGTGAGGCGCGGCTCTATGAACTGCGCCGCGAAGCACAACAGCGAGGGCAGGTAAAAGCCCTTGGAATCCGACCGCCGGGAGCGCCATTCCCGCAAGCGTCGCCGGAGACCGGTTACTACGGCATCCCCGTGTTGAAGCAGCCGCAATGGACGTGGCAGGTACCGCTGTACTTTTTTGTCGGCGGCGCAGCGGGGTCGGCGGGAGTAATTGGCGCGGTGGCGGACTTGATCGGCGACGACTACGAACTTGCCCACCACGCCCGCTGGCTCGCGCTGGGCGGCGCGGTCGCATCCTCGGGGTTGCTGGTGTGGGACCTGGGGCGCCCGAGCCGTTTCCTGAACATGCTGCGTGTTTTCAAGCCGCAGAGCGCGATGTCGATGGGGGCGTGGATTCTGGCGGCGTTCGCCAATTTCAGTGCCGCAGCCAGTTTCGCCGACTTGCTCGAAGGGCGGTGGGGGAAGTCGATCCCGGTTTCCGTCATCGGAGGCATCGGACGGCTGGGCTCGTTAGCTTTTGGTCTTCCCTTCCACAACTATACCGGCGTACTGATCGGCGCGACCGCCGTGCCGCTGTGGAACCGCCACATCAAGGAACTGCCACAACACTTCGGGATGTCAGGGCTGCAATCGGCGGTCAGCATCCTGGAACTGATGGGGCACAGCGACAGCCGGGCGCTGAACTTGCTCGGGCTGCTGGCCGCGGGAATGGAAACGCGCGAAGGATTCCGCATCGAAACCGATTCCGACCGCGCGCTGGAGCCGTTGAAACGAGGCGCGAGCGGCTGGATCACGCGTGTCGGCGGAGTGCTCTCCGGACCGTTGCCGCTGGCGTTGCGACTGGCGGGCTGGCGCTCGCCAACGCTGCGGCGCTGGGCCGCCGTTTCTGGAATTGCGGGCTCGCTGCTGACACGTTATGGATGGATGGGGGCGGGGCACGCGTCGGCGTCGAACTGGCGCCTGCCGCTGGAGATTGCCGAGAGCGGAGGAGAAGTGGAGCAGTTTCCCAAGCGCGCGCCGGAAAAACTTCGCGATACCGCGTGA
- a CDS encoding MFS transporter, whose protein sequence is MPPTLQKLPAFNREHLFVSACGALFMFGVVLVLLGTLFGMPEMRQRLQVTDLVRQGDLQTLLLFGVLLATVISGPLIDRFGNKLILAASAFLVTVALAGMAFATTYSAAQFFGLLLGAGGGGLNMSGNVLVSDIFEEDRGARLNLVAVFFGVGALLIPLGAAAVGSARMVVVILAAAVISAACLAAYLVLSFPPPHHGSGFSFRGAAKVVRYPGVLLFAFLLFFESGNEAAMIGWTSTWAGDMGATARSATLVLALFQAMMMVGRIGATRVLRVISESQLVMISAAGALVSVAIIACAPSVPILAVGAALAGLTFAAIYPTMLAIAGNRYRNFPGTVFGVLFSIGLFGGTVFPWSIGHLSQSFGFRAGTALPLLGAVMICAILLLTRARAGETAVVADQASAED, encoded by the coding sequence ATGCCCCCGACCCTGCAAAAACTCCCGGCCTTTAATCGCGAACACCTCTTCGTCTCCGCCTGCGGCGCGTTGTTTATGTTCGGTGTCGTCTTGGTGCTGCTCGGCACCCTGTTCGGCATGCCGGAGATGCGCCAACGCCTCCAGGTGACCGACCTGGTCCGCCAGGGCGATCTGCAAACGCTGCTGCTGTTCGGCGTTCTGCTGGCAACGGTCATCTCCGGGCCGCTCATCGACCGCTTCGGCAACAAGCTGATCCTCGCCGCTTCCGCTTTCCTCGTCACCGTCGCGCTCGCCGGCATGGCTTTCGCCACAACCTACTCAGCCGCCCAGTTTTTCGGTCTGCTGCTCGGCGCCGGCGGCGGCGGACTCAACATGTCCGGCAATGTCCTGGTTTCCGACATCTTTGAAGAAGACCGCGGGGCGCGGCTCAACCTGGTGGCGGTCTTCTTTGGCGTAGGGGCATTGCTGATTCCGCTCGGCGCGGCCGCCGTCGGTTCCGCTCGCATGGTTGTCGTCATCCTCGCCGCCGCTGTGATTTCAGCCGCCTGCCTCGCCGCTTATCTCGTCCTTTCATTTCCGCCGCCGCACCATGGCAGCGGTTTCTCCTTCCGCGGCGCGGCGAAAGTGGTTCGCTATCCCGGCGTGCTGTTGTTTGCCTTTCTCCTCTTCTTCGAATCCGGCAATGAAGCCGCGATGATCGGCTGGACCTCGACTTGGGCCGGCGACATGGGCGCCACCGCGCGCTCCGCCACCCTCGTGCTGGCTCTGTTTCAAGCGATGATGATGGTGGGACGCATCGGCGCCACCCGCGTCTTGCGTGTCATCAGCGAATCTCAGCTGGTCATGATCAGCGCCGCCGGCGCATTGGTGAGCGTGGCCATCATTGCCTGTGCGCCCTCGGTCCCGATCCTGGCTGTCGGAGCCGCCCTGGCGGGTTTGACCTTTGCTGCCATCTACCCCACCATGCTGGCCATCGCCGGCAATCGTTACCGTAACTTTCCCGGCACCGTATTCGGCGTGCTGTTCTCCATTGGCCTATTCGGCGGGACAGTCTTCCCCTGGAGCATTGGTCACCTGTCCCAGTCCTTTGGATTTCGTGCGGGTACGGCGCTGCCGCTGCTGGGCGCAGTGATGATTTGCGCCATCCTGTTGCTGACTCGCGCCCGCGCCGGGGAGACAGCGGTGGTCGCCGATCAGGCTTCGGCTGAGGATTGA